Genomic window (Capsicum annuum cultivar UCD-10X-F1 chromosome 10, UCD10Xv1.1, whole genome shotgun sequence):
ctttaatcAAAAAGAATCAAGGATTGATAAAGAAGTTAGATCTTAAAGTAAAATTACAATTCTACGGGTGAAATGAGCCAACTATCATGTGTATGCCAAAGTGGTCAACTTCAACCTTAAGCAGTGAATTGGCAAATCACTAGGACACAAACATAACACACTATGATATGtcattcaaaaatgacaccaaataCCTAGATGCGGGTAACTCACTATttcaaattgagaaacaatttcacagacccttaacaatagtaactatttctttttgacataaaggaaacaactttacatgataaaaacaaacatattcgccaataacgaatttaaacaaggcatgagtacgtATTTTAATAAAGCAAAGTTCAAAACATTATccaaatcataataatcaaagaataaagcctaAGAAACACGTTCAACTATTGTTATCTCATTTATACCATGAAtgtaaaatagtcataatatcGACATCATaacatcctatggccttcaaagccatctacaacaaacaattccaacaaacaaaattacaaccacgaaactaagaagaagaagaagaagatggagaagaaaatgataacaaaactaaaaggaaaatgtGTGTTTACCTTTTCTGGACCATCAAAACGGGACTTTAAGCTTTCTTCGGGATCTTGATCACCACCAGAAAGCAATCTTTCAAGAATTCCAATTAGCCTATCGCttgaaaaattttactaaaaaaatttaactctttgctcaaaagtttttcccactctttgagattttctttctaccaaaatagtggtagtatttataggaaagggtGGAGATTGAATTCTTTGAATTCACCAATGTGGGAAAAAGAACTTAGGGGTTTTttggaaatttgaaattgaggatAAGATTTGTTTgaggataaggtgaggtggaattgtacaatctagaacaaattttgaatttcaaaaatgaaaaaaggataaGGTtaaggtggaattgtacaatctagtacaaattttgaaatttaaaattgaaaaaagaacaaGGTAGGGAGAGAATTATACAATCtaatataaattttgtaatttaaaattaaaaaaaggacaaggttgagagggaattgtacaatctagtacaaatatttaatttcaaaaatgaaaaaagaacaaGATTGAGGTAGAATTGTACaatttagtacaaattttgaaattcaaaattggaaaaagaaCAAGGTTGAGAGGAAATTGTATaatctagtacaaatttaaaattcaattttgaattttgagatttgaaTTGATGTTGGCTTTTTTTTTTGTGGAAGTTGTTGTACATTGGGTAAAGGAGAAAGAAAATTGGGCCGAATTTTGAAAATTGTTGATGGGTCACGGAAGGGAGTGGGGTGGTGGGTCAGCTTGATGTGGTATTGGATTGGTAGAAAGGTTTTGGGGTTGTTTAAAAAATAACCCAAATCAATTTAGGATTTAGTCATCTTATTAAATTTTCGGCCTAATtgaaatcaattggccaattgcattgcaattatggtcaatttgatttcaattatgatcaaatttaataggtcagctaaattaaattaaaatttgatacgaattaatacctcatttaatcctgagtttcttgattagataaaaccaaataaatatttctccaaataaatgatttttgagaacaaattatatttaaatcaagattttaccaatTTGAactaattttcaagcttaatctCAATAAAAGTCcagttttgataaaaatattcatttaagtaacaaaatttatacaatctcgtatatgtaaatacgaaaatgtataatcatcgcttaaatgataaaattaatacaaataaatattttagagtgcATTTATTCGGAtggaataaatattttgattttattaaaaattgaagaaactcgaaattaaatttagtcgtggagaacaaaaattaggtgtcaacgaTGAGTGATTTGTCGGAAGAGATAAAACCTATcgcttatctgttgcaacaagtggaTAATCTGTTAGTTAAAATCAAAATAGTATGTCTAGTACgattttgatttttctaatagattacccatttgttggaAGAGATCAAAAGTCTTGACAGTCATTTGTTGAAATAACTGTTATGATTTCAtccaacaaatgactcatctgttgcaacagatgagtgatctattggaataaatattatgtcttttccaacagatgaactattttttgcaacaaatgagccatatgttacaacagattgttcatctgttgaaAACAAAATCAGTAGCAAAATTAAGATTTATTAATAGTAACATCAATTTTATCACATAAATACATACGTACATATATCAACAAGAACACCAACGATAATATCACCATTTATCAGTACACCATATTTACCAATCCAACAACATCAGTAACACCAACATTTACCAATGTAagacaccaacaccaataccaacacaaaCAAATCAACACCATCAATACCAACGCACACCAATATTTACTAATacatcaacaccaacaacatcagCATTTATCAACATTTACAAAtataacaacacaaacaaaatcaaatcaacaaCACCAACATTCAACTCCAACACAAAAATATTTACCAACATTTACAAatacaacaccaccaacaacaccaatacACCAATACACACACCCAACAATACCaacaaacacaaataataaaaaaattcaaaaaaaaatacaacaaatcaaCAAATGTTTAAGTAAGTGTTCACTTAAACTAACAAAATCAAGAGTTATTAAATTTAGTCACAACAGATGTtttcgaaaaaaaattaaaattcaagttTCACTATTCTTACAAAATGTTCGagaacaagaactacaataacaacaaaaaatcatatttcactttgAAAAGATACTATATTTACATCAATCATATCATAAGAAGAAATACCACAAATAAGGATTTTCTTGAGTCCCCATTTCAtttttaagcaacaaatattaaaattattaatccaTACTAGTAGAGAAGTTAACTtaagtttctctttttcttcataactaaaaagccataattttttaccagtgaaagtcgaaaaggaatgatgaagaactcaaagttgttgtcgcagAATAATGTTGCCACCTCTATCTGTTGTGGAGGAAATTGAtggttgaaacttgaaaaaaaaacgatgaagaactcaaaactattgcCGTCAGAGGTTGAAAGTCGCCTGTCATTGAAGGTCGTGTTGATTTGTTGTCGATAGTTTGCAATAGCGGTTGGAAAAAGATTGGGGGAGGAGAGTTTTGATGTTTGAAAAactgattttattaaaaatatagttgtgggttgatttgtatttttgaaaagattaagaagttataaaaatattaattgagtcTCCAACTAACCTAATCAATTTTTTTAAGTGTCTTTGATAAaactctgtttggatggtggtttgtcgtgatatggtatggtatggttattAAGTGaaccatgttaattttgattgtttcttaaaatgtattgtatgatattgatttaatttcatggtttgataACCATGAGAACCCTTATTTTATGTAACCACCGATTTAATGGTATCCCatagtttttttaattatgtctttacttaatattatataatcctattttaccctttattcTATATTATTAAACTCCATCTCCTACCCTGACCCCTACACCACCAACTCCTcaccctaatttttttaatttcttttctagAAAAATTCAAATATGTTTCTTATCTCcctccttttttaaaaaaaattattttcttaaaagagttcaaaaaattttcttacTCTACCCCTACCCCTCCCCAACCCCCTTCCCCgctaatttcttttttcttatttaaatttattttttttaacaaatttttttaaaaaagatattgtTTCCCTCACCCCACCCCTACCATCCCCCTACcccttaagaaaaaaatgaattttttgaatcttcaaaacttttttttaccCCCGCCTGCTTTCGCGATCCGACCTCCACTCCACTACCCCGGcccctaaataatttttataaacaaaatttaaattttttcttcttatcctACCACCTTATCCTAATCGTTctcattattttgtgttaaatacaTATAAATGCTTTTAGAAAATATATCTTTCTTGTATAAGTGGCAGACATAAGAAATTAAGTAAGAAACAATTTATTTTcctataaaatatctttttagatTCCATACCAAATACAcccataacataaccaaaaatgcattcaaactttgtgcTTGTCATTGCTATCAcgtctcaaaacaccaaaaaaaataaaatttattacaataaaaaataaattcgatcacatttattttgatcttctcttttatttgttagAATTTATATTTTACGTCATAATTTGTCACAAAttaatagaaagaaaattataaacatttataatgattaaaaataaacttATCAATTACAATAATAAACATATAATCCATTCAAatattatactccctccgtcccattttatgtgtcatcattttctttttagttcatcccaaaaagaatatcatgtttccttatttggtaaatatttaaaaacacaaTTACACTTTTACCCTTATCGGGCCCACTTACTTAAAAAAAAGATAGtagcacattttttgataaaggataatttggtaaatattatcaagtcttcccttatttcttaaactccgtgcccgatCAAATAGTGActcataaaatgaaatggagagagtattaattatattatattggcaaaatgaccttctggacccctatactatgtcggttttgtaagttggacacttctacttacatgtttgtcatctggacccctgaatcCACTAATaaacaatattttaaacctttttttggtgagtgtaacacactctcccccacgtcagctgccacatcAGCCACGCCTGAcacatcattttaaaaaaagtaaaaaaataaaaaagtattaaattaaattccaagtcatttttaaaatgctacataacaaatttaatattaaaattaatttaattaaataagaaaaatttataaattgtagaaaaatttgaataatcatatttttattttcactcacaaattaaacatcaaatccatttcaaataattaaattttttctccaactaatttaaatttttaactataaattcatatatacaaacattataaattttttatttttatatttgaattttttttaacaaattcacaaaaagtttattttttttcaagcgaaattcactaattttgttcaatattcactatcatccactttcaatttaaatttaaattttaatccccccaaaaataaaaggatttcaaatttaaattttaattaaaaaaagaattgaattgagaggaaaaattaaaataaaaaataaaaagtgaacctGTGGGGGGAGGGGGCTGAaagagtgttggggtggggtgtaGGGGCTGAGGGTGGGGTGGGGACGAAGGGGtgtgggtggggtggggaggggaTGGTGaggtgtgggggtgggggttgGGATGGGGCTGAGGGTGGGTTGGGATGGGGCTGGGTTGGGTGTGAGGGGTGGGGACGGGCTGGAGTGAGGGTGAGGAAGGGCTAGACGAGTGTTGGGGTGGGGGGGggagggtggggggggggggggtggggggaggggtGGGGTGTGAGGACGGGCTGGGGagggatttttttaaaaaaatttttaaaaatatttttaaaatcatttttaaatttttaataatattttttaaattaaaaaaatagaagttaaaaaggatccttttttattttttaaaaatattttaaaattatttttaaatttttaaaaatatttttaaatttaaaaagatagaggaaaaaaaaagacccctttttatatttttcttaaattttaatattattttcattttttaaaattattttaatgtaaaattggtcaaaaattgaccctcACTGCACCCCAGGTGAATGACTACACTCTATTTGTCCTGGTCACtatttcaatgccacataggcaaggtcaacggtcaaaggatgtaaaatattacttttttataGGTTTAAGGGTTCAGATGATAAAtaaaagtgtccaacttacaaaaacgatataatataaaatttaaaaagttattttaccTATTATATTTATTGTACGATACATAGCACACATTATAAAATCACGACAAACTACCTTTCAAAGAAAATATTAGGCCTGATCAATGTCATCATCAATATTCAAAATAGAACTTAAAAACACCTTTTGTTCAGTTTTATCAAGTATCgccaatatttaaaatcaaacttaCATGACAACTTTTGTTCAATTCTCTTCTATCACAAGGTGTTAGGCCATCGCGTCTGAATTTACATTTCCAGTTCAAGTTGAATTCCGTGGAACAGAACAGGCGGCCCGCTGTTGTTGAAATTGAGCTAATCCAAACCCTAAAGTTCGGTTAATCTCCACACCCAAGCAAGCAAATTCATCCAATTGCTAAAACGAGCAGTTTGACTCTAACTTTCTTTCGGAAGTAAAAGTCTACTTCTTCTATCCTAAATCATTTGTTGTCAAAATGGTAGACGAGGAAAATAAGGTGCCCGCCGCCGCCAGTATAACATCCAAAAAACGGCCCTTTGATTCCTTAGTCATATCCAATGAAAACGATCCACTGCAAATTCCTGAGAGACCATTCCCCGTGACCAAGAAACGGGTTGTGTTGGGCGAGCTCAACAACTTGGGGAGCGTTGTTGGGTCGACTCAAATTTCGGATTTCACCGAAACCCGTGAGTCCAAACGCAAAATCATGTTGAGAAAAAATACAACCGAAAATGTTGTTAAAGAAACTGTCGAGCCCGAGACAAGTGCTAGTTCTAGTCCTAAAGATGATCTGCAGAAATGTGGTTATGGTCCTCTCATTTATCAGCATCTTCACTCCTTGGAGGTACAGTAATTTGGGAATTTCCTAGCAGTTCTTTTATTGTTATAAAAAGTTACTTCATTTGGTTTAGTTGCTGCACAATGAAAAAGGAATAGAACAGGTCTAAATGGTGCAAAAGTGGATATTAATTATGTTAGGGACTGAGgcatggtggtggtggttgttgaaATGAAAAGGGAATGtgttacttctttttttttttttctgcctTTTAACTATTGAGAGTTTTCTATTTTTGATGCTTtgaattttttctccttttttaggTAAATCCTACACTGTTTCTATTTAAGATAGTACAGTATCTGATATCAACTTGCTTTTTGGGTGGATTTGGAAGGGTTTTATAAATCCAGATTTAGGGGTATATTTTGTATCCTGACATTTAAAATATTTCCTGAAGTCTGTAATTTTGTTAGACTCCTTGATCACATGGGGCTCACTTCTGTTCCTTGTATGGTGCCGTTCTTACTGAAGTTTTACTATGTGTTATTACAATCTCAGTTTTGTAAGATTCTGCCCTCTGAGGTTCAGCTGAAACTTTATCTATGTAGTTATTATTCTGTTAACCAAATTTCTATCATAGTTCATCCTAATTGTAATTTATGAGCATGTGCTTTCTAGAAAGATGTGAGCACCaactttttgttttttattgttgagGGAAAGGCAAGTGGGAAACAGGGATCAAACTTGTTTCTTCATTATGATATTTCCCTGGCATCATCTGATAGAAGTGGATTCAAATTTTAAAGACAATCATACATGTACATACTCTTAACAGACAGTGGATACACGTGCATCCATTGGTTATATGCTGGATTCATCTTTGCAACTAGTTGTAAGACCCAATGGCAAATGAGTCAAATGATACTACCAGATCTCTATTTTTACGTGGACGTTAATTTGTTGTAGTTTTCGCACACTATCAAGAATAGTTAGTAAGAGGCAAACAGCCAAACATTGATGGCTGTCTCACCATTGTTTCGGTTTCTTTTGCCCTGTAAGAAAAGACTTACCTTATAAGTCCTTTTAGCTTATTGCAAATCCTTGCACATGTTGTTTATCCCAGGATTCAAATGTTTTGGAGAGTAAAATTTCTTTGAATGCATCAATCTGATGCTACATATGGTATGTAGGTTGAGGAAAGGAGGAGGCCTTTGTCTAACTACATGGAGAAGGTTCAGAATAATTTGACTCCTCCTATGCGTATGATTGTAGTTGATTGGTTGGTGGAGGTTGCAGAAGAGTACAAGCTTGTTTCTGACACCCTTTATCTCGCAGTGTCATACATCGACAGATTTTTGTCTTTTCATGTTTTAGCCACAGATATGCTTCAGCTTCTCAGTGTATCTTGCATGCTTGTTGCTTCGTATGACTCttaaaacttttattttgttaattaaaaactgttttttttttttttttttgagatcaCTGGTAAGATTTGTATTCTTCAGCATTAATGCTGGCCACCACCAGAAAAGAGAAGCAATTACAAGTCTCCTATTAATCCCACCATTTGCTCTATATCCACTATACATAGTTGGTTACACCAAAAAAGTAAAGATACAATGCAGTTCCATTTAACATtgtgaatagaattggacctaTCTTCGAATCATTTACCATTTCTCTCTAACCACACAGACCACTAGATGCATGATGGCACTAATCTCCACTATTTCTTCTGACTTTTACTTCCTCCCCTCCTAATCCAGCAGCTCAATAGTTCTGAGGTGTGCTCCAGCATGGTCCAGCTGTAGCCTGTTATGTTAAGGAACAGGTTCATAGTTATGTAGTGAAACTGCAATGTAGGAAGAGATGTTTGTTTGTTTCCCCTGTCATATTACACAAGAAATATCTGGGAACTAGCTGTCTTGCTTTCTTCTGTAACACTTCTTGAGTTAAGCATCCCTTCTTAATCACTAAGTAAAATACTTTACCTGGGTGGGGATAATACTTTTCCAAAAGTAATTCCAATGATATTGATATCCCCCTTGGATACTTCTGTACCTCTTTTATATGCACTACTTACTGTGAAGGCCCCATCCTTGCTATGTTTCCACAGCAATTACAGATATATTCATTTGTAGTGCTTAATGCTACAGAAAGTACGAAGAGATCAGTCCACCCCATGTTGAAGATTTTTGTTACATTACAGATAATTCATACACTAGAGAAGAGGTTGGTTTGCATCCCTTTCAATCATTTTGTTGACTAATATTCATACTCTATATTGAATGAATTGGATTTGAACTTCAGGTCGTGAATATGGAGAAAGATTTGCTCAATTTTCTGAATTTTGAGATCAGCAATCCCACCACAAAAACATTTCTCAGGTTTGGGTGCACACATAATATTTTTTGAAGTAGTTTATTACAATTTTCATCCCCAAGCCCATACGTCAAATCCTATTTGTTGCCATCTGTATTCATGCATTTATCTCTTGTTAACGTAGAATTTTATGGATACCTGACTAAATGGCTATACAATGATGAACATTTCCTTGTGAATTTGCAGAATCTTTACCAAGGCTGCCCAAGATAGTCTTTCTGTAAGTATTGCTTATAGGTATCTGGTGAATATGTTTCTCTTAGGTCATTATTTCCCAACGATAAATTGTTTTCTCTCCTGCAGTTTCTAACTTTGCAGTTTGAGTTCTTGAGCTGTTACCTCGCGGAGCTGAGTTTGTTAGATTATAGTTGTGTGCGGTTCTTGCCATCAATGACTGCTGCTTCAGCTATCTTTCTATCAAGGTTCACAGTCTTGCCTAATGTCCGACCATGGGTAAGATtggttttcttttattatatttcatgtatTGGAGTATCTCACATGTGAATTTTAGGTTCACTTTTGTTTGGTGATGGGATCAACACTGAGAACCAAGGGGAAGCAGTGGGCTCTCTGTAACCTAATCATGATATAAGGGGCTTGTTGAACTACCAAGTGTGCAACTTCTCTTTAGCTGTTTATGTTTTATTGACTTTCACTTtctaatgtaaacataaatttaAACTGCATTTTTGCTAAAAGATAGATTCCCTTTTTTTAGCTGTTATAAGGCATCCATAAAGTTGAAACCACCATTACTCAATTTATGTTTTGAAGATTGGGATGCTAGATATGATATTGTCTTAGAGATCTTCGTATACAGTTACTGAATCTGCTTTTAAATAGTGAGATCCTATGTAAACAGTGGtgaatttatagctaaatttaTGAGGCACATGAACCCGTGATCTCTTCGTAAATCTAGGTattttatgtatgtattttttaaaattggtatAATATTGTTTGTTGGCGCCCATGCTATAAGAAAACTAAATGGTGCACTTGGTTGAAGGTTGAATCTTTTACCTAGAATGCGAGGAATCAATTCCCACTTAgtacattttttcttatttttctaatggTGCCCCATGTTCTAAAAATCTTAATTCGCCTTTGTAACATAAAACAGCATATCTTCTACTTGAATGACTACTACACATTTAGTAAAACTCTACTTTATGTTAATCGAGTCTAAATAGAATAATATAGCTCAATGTTTCTCGTTCAAAGCTGTAGCATTCAGGGAACACAGAAAATTTCCAAACTAGTGTTAAAAATATTATGGTAATGAATATGCGGCTTATCCTATGATACATTGTTTTTTATACCTATTTACCGGTGAAATTAAACTGTGTCTGGGTTTGTAATGCCGAAGTTACGTTCTTAAAAACACCGTAATTCACAAAAGCATATAAATTGTCAAAGGTGGTAGGATGGTATCACAGTTTAGGTCCGTATGTGATCCTCCAATGACCCTATTTTGATGCAAGCACCCTTTGCTTCTACGGAAAAAAACAGGATTACTAGGAAGTAGGAACAAACGTTATTAGGATCCTATGGTAAACTTTATCAATCACTGCTTACCGAGTACATGACTTTAGGTAGGAGGCCATGGAGGAtacgaattaggatagaaggctagtagATAGTTGAGCATTGTCTCACTTATCCCTCCATACTTGTAATCGTAGTATTATTCTTTTAGTTTCTTGTTCTTCGATTGTTGTTATTAtctgttgtttcttgtacttcaattgtagtattattttgttgtagaaactgttccttttttttcttcttcttccagaATGCTTTGTTATGCTACCATAAGTATTTTGTTATGGCTTCTTCACTTGTATTATTTGTTTTCCTAAAAGCTTTGATATGCTTTTCCTTGAGTTGAGGGTCTAtgagaaacaacctttctacctcccaaggtaggggtaaggtctgcatactgTACGTGGCGTACACATTACACTCCCTAGACCccatttgtgggattacactgttGTTGTTGTTCCACTATGTATTGAATACAAGGCACATTAGATTAAAATTAGAAACTTGAGTGATGTTGTGGAATGTTTTGGTGCATTTAAAGTCTTAAAAAGTATGCcataaatttaacacaatcaACAGTTTGCTTCGTCAAAATGTAGTTACTCTTAATATTTGGGTtctcttggtttggtttgtgtgATAGTTTAAGATCTAGAAGTAGTTTCGTGGTGTGCTTATTGTTTATTAAGGGAACATATATGACTAGACAGTAGCATTTATTGTCATCTGAGAATAGAATAGATGAAATCTGTATTTCTAAGAGTCAATATGGCTTTCATTTACTTATTTGTAGAGTTTAATATATTCAAGCAAAACAAATGTAGGCATTCAATGAAAAACGTATTGTGTATTTAATCTAATATACCTTTCTGATGTTTTAGATTTCTCAACTAAGATTATTGGGTCCTCCAAATTTGATATAATCAgcatattttttacttatttttgaatatgatatgaattgttaaAGATATAGCTTCTAAGATCTACTTTTTAGAAAGCTATTCAGCCATTTATGTCAGATACTTAAATCGCCAGCAGTGATCTGCACAGAGTCCCAACTGTCTTGATCGTTATTTTGGTTTTGCAGAACTTGGCACTACAACAATGTACAGGTTATAAACCATCTGAACTGAAGGATTGTGTTCTCGTAATCCATGAGTTGCAATCTGGTAGAAGTGAAGCAACTGGGCGGGcattaagagaaaaatatatgaatCACAAGGTacttagttttgatttttatatgaatttacttTCTAGTACTGGTAGAATTCCTTTTTACTTTCTAGTACTGGTAGAATTCCTTTTAAGACAAAATGTACTTGTTGGGGCTTCCTCCTAAATAAATCAACCCCTTAGCTGTACTAGGCTTTTGCTAAAGGCAATAGTTGATAGTATTATCTGCCTTCTAACATATTCCACCCATGAACCTTCACCCCCCAAAATTATTTGGATGCAGTACAAGTGTGTGGCTGCATTGCATCCTCCAGATATTCCTGCTTGTTTTTTTGACGATGCTTGAGCACAATGCTCAAGCCAAATTCCAGCTGCCTCGAAGATAGTTCACAAATCAATATACTGTACTGGGTTTTTCCTCTTAAGAGCGCCAGGTCTGCatttgaatttgacaattgctgGCAACCGATACAACTTCTGATTGTTTTCCCTGCGAGGGAGTTCTGAATTGCTTAGATCCAGAAAAAACAATGATGTGAAAGTCTTTCTTCTGGACTGGCTCGGGATAAggatgcatagattatgttcaaCACGATGCTTCATACTCTGATCTTTTCAAACATGGAAATGGAAAATTGTGTAAATCTTGTTTGTGAAAGTAAAGGTGGATACTGTTCGTGGCTTGCTATTTTCTTTTTCCTGTATTTGGC
Coding sequences:
- the LOC107845465 gene encoding putative cyclin-A3-1 isoform X2, yielding MVDEENKVPAAASITSKKRPFDSLVISNENDPLQIPERPFPVTKKRVVLGELNNLGSVVGSTQISDFTETRESKRKIMLRKNTTENVVKETVEPETSASSSPKDDLQKCGYGPLIYQHLHSLEVEERRRPLSNYMEKVQNNLTPPMRMIVVDWLVEVAEEYKLVSDTLYLAVSYIDRFLSFHVLATDMLQLLSVSCMLVASKYEEISPPHVEDFCYITDNSYTREEVVNMEKDLLNFLNFEISNPTTKTFLRIFTKAAQDSLSFLTLQFEFLSCYLAELSLLDYSCVRFLPSMTAASAIFLSRFTVLPNVRPWVHFCLVMGSTLRTKGKQWALCNLIMI
- the LOC107845465 gene encoding G2/mitotic-specific cyclin C13-1 isoform X1 — translated: MVDEENKVPAAASITSKKRPFDSLVISNENDPLQIPERPFPVTKKRVVLGELNNLGSVVGSTQISDFTETRESKRKIMLRKNTTENVVKETVEPETSASSSPKDDLQKCGYGPLIYQHLHSLEVEERRRPLSNYMEKVQNNLTPPMRMIVVDWLVEVAEEYKLVSDTLYLAVSYIDRFLSFHVLATDMLQLLSVSCMLVASKYEEISPPHVEDFCYITDNSYTREEVVNMEKDLLNFLNFEISNPTTKTFLRIFTKAAQDSLSFLTLQFEFLSCYLAELSLLDYSCVRFLPSMTAASAIFLSRFTVLPNVRPWNLALQQCTGYKPSELKDCVLVIHELQSGRSEATGRALREKYMNHKYKCVAALHPPDIPACFFDDA